In the genome of Segnochrobactrum spirostomi, the window CCTCGTAGCGGTGGCGGTGACGCTCGGCGATCTCGGTCGAGCCGTAGACCTCGGCGATCTTGCTGTCCTTGGCGAGGGCCGCCCGATAGGAGCCGAGGCGCATCGTGCCGCCGAGGTCGCCGCCCGCGGCGCGCTGCTCGAGCTCGTTGCCGTTCAGCCATTCGGTCATCAGGCCGACGACGGGCTCGCTCGTGGTGCCGAACTCCGTCGAGCTCGCCGCCTCGATGCCGCACAGGCTGCGGGTCGCTTCGATCACGGCCATCTGCATGCCGAAGCAGATGCCGAAATAGGGCACCTTGTGGCGGCGCGCGAAGCCGGCCGCGGCGATCTTGCCCTCCGAGCCGCGCTCGCCGAAGCCGCCGGGCACCAGGATGCCGTGGACGCGCTCGAGCCAGGGGGCGGGGTCTTCCTTCTCGAAGACCTCGGACTCGATCCACTCGACGTTGACGCGGACGTGGTTCGCGATGCCACCGTGGACGATCGCCTCGAACAGCGACTTATAGGCGTCCTTGAGGCCGGTATATTTGCCGACGACGGCGATCGTGACTTCGCCCTCGGGATTGTGGATGCGGTCGGAAATCGTCTCCCAGCGCGTCAGGTTCGGCTCCGGCGCATCGATGCCGAAAGCGGCCAGCACCTCGGCGTCGAAGCCCTCGCGGTGATAGGCGATCGGCACGTCGTAGATCGAGCCGACGTCGAGCGCCTGGATGACCGCGCTTTCCCGCACGTTGCAGAACAGCGAGAGCTTGCGGCGGTCGCCGTCCGGGATCGGGCGGTCGCAGCGTACCAGGAGGATGTCGGGCTGGATGCCGATCGAGCGCAGCTCCTTGACGGAGTGCTGGGTCGGCTTCGTCTTCAGCTCGCCCGCGCTCGGGATATAGGGCATCAGGGTCAGGTGGATGTAGACCGCATGCCCGCGCGGCAGCTCGTTGCCGAGCTGGCGGATCGCCTCGAAGAACGGCAGGCCCTCGATGTCGCCGACGGTGCCGCCGATCTCGACGAGCACGAAGTCGAAGTCCTCGTTGTCGGAGAGGACGAACTCCTTGATGGCGTCGGTGACGTGCGGGATCACCTGGACGGTGCCGCCGAGATAATCGCCGCGGCGCTCCTTGGCGATGATGTCCTGGTAGATGCGGCCGGTGGTGATGTTGTCCATCCGGTTCGCGGGGCGCCCGGTGAAGCGCTCATAGTGGCCGAGATCGAGGTCGGTCTCCGCCCCGTCGTCGGTCACGAACACCTCGCCGTGCTGATAGGGCGACATCGTGCCCGGATCGACGTTGAGGTAGGGGTCCAGCTTCCGGAGCCGGACCTTGAAGCCGCGAGCCTGGAGAAGCGCTCCGAGGGCGGCCGAAGCCAAACCCTTGCCGAGCGAAGAAACCACGCCGCCGGTGATGAAGATGTACCGCGCCATGGGCCCCCACCTTATCAGATCATGATTCGATTCGCCCGCCCGCATCGCGGCCGGACACACACATGCAATCAAGGAAGAGGCCGCCGGATCGGCGGCCTCTGGAACAACGGACGATTTCGAGCGGTGCGCCGGACGGCGTGGCTCGAACGGAGCGAAGCTCCGCTTACTGGGAGTTCGGAACCTGCGGTCCCGAGGGTGCCGCCGGCGTGTTCGCGGCGCCGCCGGTGGTCGCGGGTGCCGAGGTCCCGGCCGGAGCCTGCGCGCCACCGGACGTCGGAGCCGCGGGCTCGCCCTGCGCCTTCTTGAGCGCATCGAGCAGGCCCGTACCGCTGCCGCGGGTGTCGTTCGGGATCGCCGTGCCGGTGCCACCGCCGAGCCGGTCGAGCAGCGAGCCCGTCGGATTGCCGTGGTGGGCGAGGAGCGTCAGCACCATCGAGGTGATGAAGAAAAGCGTGGCGAGCACCGCGGTGGTGCGGGTCAGGAGGTTCGCGCTGCCGCGGCTCGTGAAGAAGCCGCCGCCACCGCCACCGCCGATGCCGAGCGCACCGCCCTCGGAGCGCTGCAGCAGCACCACGGCGACGAGCGCCAGCACGATCATGAGATGAATGACGAGAAGAACCGTAACCATAAGGGCCGTGCTGCCGATGTCGGGATCGTCCGTGAACGCGCCCCGGTCATTCGGTCGCAATGTTCGGACTTTGATTTCGGCGGCTTCTTACACGATCGACGCGGCGCTTTCCACCCTTGCCGCACGCCATGCGGCATACAGGTCGGTGGGCCGCTTCGAGGCCGGCGGAAAAAGGCCGCGGAGCCGCCAGCCGTCCTTAGATAAGATGGCGAGGCGCCGCCGGAAGCCCCATGCTTGACAAACGGGCCGCCCCATTGCTCAAACGCCCCGCGCGCGCCGTCGCGCCGCACATCTGACCCAAGGTTTTCGCCCATGCATCCCTATCGTTCCCATACCTGCGGAGAGCTCGTAGAGGGCGACGTCGGCCAGTCCGTGCGTCTGTCGGGCTGGGTGCATCGCGTGCGCGATCACGGCGGCCTGCTGTTCATCGACCTTCGCGACCATTACGGCATCACCCAGTGCGTCTGCGACCCCGATTCCCCGGCCTTCAAGCTCATTGAGACCGTGCGGGCGGAATGGGTGATCCGGGTCGACGGGCTGGTGAAGGCGCGCACCCCCGAGACCGTCAACGAGAAGCTGCCGACCGGCCGCATCGAGGTGTTCGTCCGTGAGGCGGAGGTGCTCTCGACCGCCCGCGAACTGCCGCTGCCGGTGTTCGGCGAGCCCGAATATCCCGAGGACGTGCGCCTCAAGTACCGCTTCCTCGACCTGCGCCGCGACCGTCTGCACCGCAACATCGTCAAGCGGTCGCAGATCATCTCGAGCCTGCGCCGCCGCATGGTCGAGAACGGCTTCACCGAGTTCCAGACGCCGATCCTGACCGCGTCGAGCCCCGAGGGCGCGCGCGACTTCCTGGTGCCGGCGCGGCTGCATCCGGGCAAGTTCTACGCGCTGCCCCAGGCGCCGCAGCAGTTCAAGCAGCTCCTCATGATCGCGGGCTTCGATCGCTATTTCCAGATCGCGCCGTGCTTCCGCGACGAGGACGCCCGCGCCGACCGCTCGCCCGGCGAGTTTTATCAGCTCGATATC includes:
- a CDS encoding CTP synthase, translated to MARYIFITGGVVSSLGKGLASAALGALLQARGFKVRLRKLDPYLNVDPGTMSPYQHGEVFVTDDGAETDLDLGHYERFTGRPANRMDNITTGRIYQDIIAKERRGDYLGGTVQVIPHVTDAIKEFVLSDNEDFDFVLVEIGGTVGDIEGLPFFEAIRQLGNELPRGHAVYIHLTLMPYIPSAGELKTKPTQHSVKELRSIGIQPDILLVRCDRPIPDGDRRKLSLFCNVRESAVIQALDVGSIYDVPIAYHREGFDAEVLAAFGIDAPEPNLTRWETISDRIHNPEGEVTIAVVGKYTGLKDAYKSLFEAIVHGGIANHVRVNVEWIESEVFEKEDPAPWLERVHGILVPGGFGERGSEGKIAAAGFARRHKVPYFGICFGMQMAVIEATRSLCGIEAASSTEFGTTSEPVVGLMTEWLNGNELEQRAAGGDLGGTMRLGSYRAALAKDSKIAEVYGSTEIAERHRHRYEVNIGYRKRLEDQGVRFAGMSPDGLLPETIELVDHPWFIGVQYHPELKSRPFEPHPLFSSFVRAAIVQSRLV
- the secG gene encoding preprotein translocase subunit SecG; translated protein: MVTVLLVIHLMIVLALVAVVLLQRSEGGALGIGGGGGGGFFTSRGSANLLTRTTAVLATLFFITSMVLTLLAHHGNPTGSLLDRLGGGTGTAIPNDTRGSGTGLLDALKKAQGEPAAPTSGGAQAPAGTSAPATTGGAANTPAAPSGPQVPNSQ